The genomic segment AAAAATATCTTATTACTTACTCAACCAAATAATTTTGACAAAAGGGCCTTATATAAAATTATAGATCTAGATAATAGGTTTAGTTGCATAACTGCACACGACAGCACTAAGACATTATTTAGATACGAGGATATAATATCTATTACATATGTATAAAGTAATTCTTAATAAATTTAATAATGTCCGATAAGATATATTATGTTAAGATAGATAAATTATGCTAAAATATCATCTAGCAATTACTAATAATCTAATAATTATTAATAATTAAAGATAAGTAATATCTGTTAATATTTTTTACCATATACTTCAAATGATACAATATCATCAAAGGATTTTCTTGGTCTCTTTTTGGGGTTTTCTGCTGGATAGCCTAATGTTACCATTGTAAGAACAAGCAAGTGTTCAGGTAAATTTAATGCTTCTGCAACTTTTTTGTATAAGTCTAAATCTCCACCTGTTACTGGATTACAGAACCCACCTATAATACAACTACCGATTCCCTCATGTTTTGCCTGTAAAATCATAAAAGCAATAGCAAATGATAACTGCTCATACTGTCTAGCTAATAAAATTTGTTCCCCTCTTAATGCAGGGTTGATTACAGGATTTTCCAAATATTTATTCATTACTTCTTGATTAGCAGATCTGCCCAAAGCCTCCCAGAGCTTCTGCATTTCATTTAATCTATTTTCTTTCTTCCACGCCAAAAAATCAGCACAACAAACTATTATTACATCTGCTTGATTTATGAAATTTTGATTTA from the Deferribacterota bacterium genome contains:
- a CDS encoding nitroreductase family protein yields the protein MEEILLPIENWASIRKYKEKDIPEDVVKRILNAARLAPSWANTQPWHFIIVKDKSKKDLLRKLALNQNFINQADVIIVCCADFLAWKKENRLNEMQKLWEALGRSANQEVMNKYLENPVINPALRGEQILLARQYEQLSFAIAFMILQAKHEGIGSCIIGGFCNPVTGGDLDLYKKVAEALNLPEHLLVLTMVTLGYPAENPKKRPRKSFDDIVSFEVYGKKY